A genome region from Triticum aestivum cultivar Chinese Spring chromosome 2B, IWGSC CS RefSeq v2.1, whole genome shotgun sequence includes the following:
- the LOC123047558 gene encoding uncharacterized protein, with translation MHAKTDSEVTSLAPSSPARSPPRAAASNNAGGGGGVMRGSVYYVQSPSRDSHDGETTTKGATSVHSTPALSPMASPRHSHSSVGRDSSSSRFSRGAAHHKDKSGGGRKGAPPGKGWQEIGVIEEEGLLDEEDQRRPMPKRCKYCLIFVGGFAVLFTFFALVLWGASRSQKPQIAMKSITFENFIIQAGTDASLVPTDMATTNATVKFTYKNTGTFFGIHVTADPFTLSYSQLNLAAGDLKKFYQGRSGRRTASVNVKGNKVPLYGSGPTLMAQPAGGKGGAGKVIPVPMVLRTTVRSQAYVLGALVKPRFTKEVECKVVMNPAKLNKPVSLEKACKYS, from the exons ATGCACGCCAAGACGGACTCGGAGGTGACGAGCCTGGCTCCATCCTCCCCAGCGCGCTCCCCGCCGCGGGCGGCCGCCAGCAACAAcgccgggggcggcggcggggtgatgcGCGGCTCGGTGTACTACGTGCAGAGCCCGTCGCGGGACTCGCACGACGGGGAGACCACCACCAAGGGGGCAACCTCCGTGCACTCCACGCCCGCGCTCAGCCCCATGGCCTCGCCCCGCCACTCCCACTCCTCCGTCGGCCGCGACTCCTCCTCCAGCCGCTTCTCCCGCGGCGCCGCCCACCACAAGGACAAGTCCGGGGGCGGCCGCAAGGGCGCGCCGCCGGGCAAGGGGTGGCAGGAGATCGGGGTCATCGAGGAGGAGGGGCTGCTCGACGAGGAGGACCAGCGCCGCCCCATGCCCAAGCGCTGCAAGTACTGCCTCATCTTCGTCGGCGGCTTCGCGGTGCTCTTCACCTTCTTCGCGCTCGTGCTCTGGGGCGCCAGCCGCTCCCAGAAGCCGCAGATCGCCATGAAG AGCATCACGTTCGAGAACTTCATCATCCAGGCCGGCACGGACGCGTCGCTGGTGCCGACGGACATGGCCACCACCAACGCGACCGTCAAGTTCACCTACAAGAACACCGGCACCTTCTTCGGCATCCACGTCACCGCCGACCCCTTCACGCTGTCCTACTCCCAGCTCAACCTCGCCGCCGGAGAC CTCAAGAAGTTCTACCAGGGGCGGAGCGGGCGGCGGACGGCGAGCGTGAACGTGAAGGGGAACAAGGTGCCGCTGTACGGCAGCGGGCCGACGCTGATGGCGCAGCCGGCGGGGGGCAagggcggcgccggcaaggtgatCCCGGTGCCGATGGTGCTGCGGACGACGGTGCGGTCGCAGGCGTACGTGCTGGGGGCGCTGGTGAAGCCCCGGTTCACCAAGGAGGTGGAGTGCAAGGTGGTGATGAACCCCGCCAAGCTCAACAAGCCCGTCTCCCTGGAGAAGGCCTGCAAATACTCATGA